From Lathamus discolor isolate bLatDis1 chromosome 24, bLatDis1.hap1, whole genome shotgun sequence:
TTCAGATGCTCACTTATCATTCTTCATGGAGAACTCACCTTCCgaataaacaggaaaagatgTGGATAGTGCCAAATTTGGGTTCCTGTCAGCCCCCAAAATAATGATCTTATTACTCAATCAAATAGTCCCTAAGGCATGGACTAGTCAAACTACTTGTTTTCATGTGAGGCTAATTGCATTCTATGTTCAGGCTCCTGGCATCTCAGCTATGCAAATGGTTCCAAAGGCAGGGGATGGACCATTAGTCTGGAGACCTGCCCCACTTGGAAGCTGCCCTCAGAGCTGGATCGTACCCTCACACCTTCCCTGAGTAGTTGTGGTAGGGAATGATGAGAAGTGAAAGTCAGTTGTAATACAGCTCCAGGCTTTGAGATTGAAATGCAATAACATGCAGAAGAGTGGGCTTGGAAGGTCTTACCATGCTGTGAATCTGGGAAGAATTCTTGatttctatgaaaaaaataagtttatttAAGAGGTATTTAGGTAAAGCAATGAATCCAGAAGtatgatatttttaaaagaaaagtcttCTGTGGTTGAcaatagggatttttttttcttagtagaAATCCAGCTGAACAGCCTAAAATGGTGCATATCTAAACAGCTGCACAGGGAAATACGTCAGTTTGAAATGTTTCTATCAAAAATCATGACACCTGCACATTCTGAATTTTGTATTTATGTTAACACTCATGTCTGCTTAATTATTCAGTGTTTCATGTCTGCAGGGTAGATTTTTTATAGCTGTAGGAAAATGGCTTTAGTCTTGATGTGCCTCCATCTTTGGTAGCTCTTTGTGGTAAAATATGAAGTCTCCCTGATTATTTGGATCCAAAAGTGTTGACCATGTTCTTTACTGagtttttaagaaatattgTCCTGAGTACCAGAACACAATGGTCAATGGGGTCCTCTTCTGCAGCACCACACAGACCTCTAGGTAGGGGAGTCTGTCTCTTCCTGGGctccaggaacctcctggagTTTCAGGTTTGCAATCTTTTGTGCTCTTTTCATCAAAGCATAACCTTTCATATCAGCCTGTGGTTCTGCCAGAGACCTTAACACGTGCCATTTAATTGAATAGATCCCAGAAGTGTCAGATGTGGAAAATCACTTCAGCTCTTTTGCCAAGGTATGGACAAGAAATGATGTTGCTGTGATGTCCTGACTCACTGCAGTTAAGGTGACTAGTCAAATGACTAAATTGCTCATAAATATAATAGAGATCCACAAATAAGTGTCAATTAAGAATAATAATCCAGCCCTCTCATGTCCCCACATATTACAAAGGCAGCTCAATTTATATCCCTTAAAATGTCCATTTCTCTCAGAAGTTGTTACAATTTCTTGCTAATCAAAGATAACAATAGGTTATAAAATAACCCACTATGGAAAGGGAGATGTAGGACCGGTCCTCACCTAGGTTTTAGAGGTGAGCCTGGAGCCCTAGGAAAGCATGAAGAACTGTACAAACCAGACTATGAGAAACTCGTCAGCAAGATAAGTGTTGGAGGATGCTGATGTGGGCAGACCTAAAAGTGCTGGAGGACCATTCCTTGCTCAATATCACTCAGCAGGGTCAACTCTAGGAGGAAAATATGGAAAGAAATCAATCTATTAAAATATTACACACCTAAATCTGACCTAGTTGctcttggtttgttttaaaatctgcagGGTCTATTCGATGCATTCACGggtgttttctgttctgcataGCTGAGTTATCATGAATAGCAAAGGGCTTCAATATGCTAACTCAAGTCCTGGGCCTGAATGCCACTTAAACTGAAGCTCTTTACACTGCTCTGGCAGTGAAAAAATGCCTTCAAAATGAATGCCCCTTTACTTTGCCCTGAATGGCTTGAAGAGGTCCTCAAGGTAACTAGAGTTGTGTCCCCATCGACATTGCCAAGCATGCATGTTGTTAATAGAGTGTGGAGAGGAATGGGGTGGGTGCATTTAATGATTAAAGAATTATTAGAGAAACAGATACTTCAACAGCCTGTGGAAGCACTGAGGGCCACTGTAGGATTAGCTGCTTCTTACCGTAAGAATTAGGACATGATATTTCTCATAGTAAATCAGATCTATTGTCCATCTTCCCTAATAATAGCTTTCTATTCATACTGCATTCAAAACAACCTAAAGTATCATCCAGACATTTATGGAAATAAGGAGATGAAAATATCCAAGCATATTAAACCTTTTCTGAAGAGCAATCAATCCAgcacttgatttttttaattactctaTCATTCTCATTTAGAACCACATGACACAGGGTTTAGGTAGAAGCAGAATTTACTCAAGATCATATGCTTTTCCTGGAAGAGGGTTTCCATCAAAAATTAGGATGCAAACAAATATGTAAAGCATGTATAGGTGGAGCCTGTTGAGGTAGTTAGTGGTCAGGTGTCCATACCCCTGGGCTCCCTTGTTTCCGGAGATGACGCCATGCAAGCCATATAAAAAGGTTTGCATTTTGATGCTCACAGCAGTTCGTTTGATTTCTCACTCACTCACCTGCACTAGTGGACTGGTAAGTCTTTCTTGGATTTATCAGGGAATAATGCAATGGCTGTGTTACTTGATTGTTCTGGTCAAGAGAATCTAATGCTGATCACAGGAGACCTTTGCTGCTGGTATTTCAGTCCCAGGATTTATCCCAGAATGCGGGAGAGGATGTTTGACTATTACTTAAGTATCTTGCAAATGTCCTGTCAGCCTCTCAGAAACTGTGACTGCTTCTCATCTTCCTACTTATTCtatcttcattaatttttttcctatggcTTTAAGACTGGAAATTAAATAGATTAGTAGATGCTGCAGAGTAGTTTTGGGACTTCAAAGAGATGAGTGGGAAGAAGAATTATCTGGAAGAAAGAAGCTGCAGAATACCTGAGGGCAAAGCTGCAGGAGCCATCTGGGAGAAGTCAAGATGAGGAAATGAATTGGAAATGGGAACTATAAGCTCTGGGCTAACCCTTTTCTTATGAAAGGATGAGCGCGTTAATATTGATACAACTCCAGTGACATACCATGATGATATACCATGACGATAGTACAATGATGTACTCCAATGATATACAGCTGGAGAATTTGGGGTAGTGCCTGAATTTTTGATCTTTGGTCTTTATCTTTGAGCATTAGGAGCTCAATACCTACACCAAGGGAGATGTGCTCTGTGAGGAACTGAAGATGAAAAAGTTGGGCCTGGGAATGTCTGCTGAtacaactgaaaaaataaagacatgaaCTATTTTCATGTTATGGCTTCTGCAAAGTTTAATTGTGGGCAGTTATACAAAATTCGGGGTTTACGGCTGTAGTCTTCCTAACAGTGGTGCTTGCGGGTTCCcaagaaaagaaggaataatGTGGCAGTTGTAGTTGAATATGTCTGAATCCAGAAATCATTCAGACATGTAATTTTTCCTGAGGGCTCTTTTCTTAGTCCAACAGCTAACTTTTATGTATGTTGCAAGAGTTCAGATTGTGAATTGTGGCTCAAGAAGAAAGGATGAGTGCCCTGATTCTGTatctcttttctttgtctttagCTTTACCAGCACCTCAGAAGTATGTCTTACTATGAGCAGTGCaaacagccctgcctgccccctcCCATTTGTGTGCAGAAATGCACCAAGTGTGTGGAGCCCTGCAAGACGGTGTGCGTGGAGCCCTGTGACAGCATCTGTGTGAAGCCATGTTCCACCCCATGCGTGGAGGTCTGCACAACGCCCTGTGCCACCCAGTGCACCACATCCTGCACCACCCAGTGTGTGGAGCCATGTCCTACCCAGTGCACCACCACCTGCAGCACTCAGTGTGTGGAGCCTTGTGCCACTCAGTGCACCAccacctgcagcacccagtgcgtggagccctgcagcacccagtgtgTGGAGGTCTGCCCCCCTAAGTGCATTGATGTCTGTGTAAAGCCATGCGCCACTCAGTGCACCACTCAGTGTGTGGAGCCTTGTGCCGCCCAGTGCTGCACCAAGTGTGTGGAGCCCTGCCCACCCCCATGCGTGGAGGTGTGTACCACCAAGTGTGTTGATTCATGTGAGACGGTGTGCCTGGAGCCATGTAGCACTGTCTGCTCTCGCCCATGCTGATCGCCTTAACACACGAGCCTAGCATGTGGCCCTGGTGCTTCAGTGCATTGCAATATCCATAGGCTCACAAGCATCCATGGAATGAAAACCACGTTACAGACCCATCTGCAACATACTGAGACTTCTGATCTGTTTACCCCATTCTGTCTTTGTCTTGGAAAACATTTGTCTGAATGTTTCCACCCTGTGTCTTTGCTTGCTATGATACTTCTGCTACTGCTATCTCAGCAACTTTTTTCTTGGTAACTGCAGTTGGCCAATAATtatactgctgggcatcttggAAAGTGATTGAGCAATGTCTGTTCTGTAAACAGTTGACGTTGGAAGATGCTTCCCCTTCAGTTCTTTATTTCTCAGTTTGTCTTTTAATCTTTGTCCTCTTGTCTATGTGCAGCAATAAAAATTGACCATTGATGGCAACACGTGTCTTATGTCTTTCTTTCATCGCCTCGTTTCAGTGTCATTGGACCCAAGAACATCTTCCTTTAGTGctcattttaaaaagctgctaTGGTTGTGGACAATTTGTACCTGGAATGCAGTGCTGTAAACAGGGAAAGCATGCATTATAATGTGGAGCAATGTCTTTTAATACTGTAAGCAAAACATCATCTGGTCAATACTTTTCTGACAGGTACAAAACCTGAAGAGTTCTATCCCATGCGAAAATAATGatagaaatttaattttcaccTTTATTAACGATTACATTTTGATCTTTGTATCTCTggattttgaaggaaaatattacACACCATTAAAAGGTATATTTAAGTGGAAGAAAGCCACAAATCCAAGAAAGAAAGAGTTGAAATGTTCTTTCTGGGatttgaattatttcttaaaagcaCTCTGATGGAAACGAAAgtggtattttttattaattcttcCTCCTTGACTGAATATAGAAAGTAGGGGATCTGGCTTCAGGAAATGAATCTTTTCGCGGTTCAGGAACAGCTCCAAGCCTTGCAAGTTTGCAGTTTTTTTCCCAAGTTTGCTGCAGATACTTCATACGGCTTTGGGCAggtctctctctctttccctatCTGTTCAGAATCTGCCATGAGGAGAAGTCACATCCATGACTGATTGACTGGTTGACATTCTAGATCATAAATTCAGTTCATTAATGCCTGGCAGGtgcagtaatattttaattcacTTATAAATGCATCTTCTTTATTTGGAGTAATAATTTTGAAACAGAAGGAAGCCCATTGTCTGGGGGGACATTATACCCATCTAAATGCTGAGTTTCAGGGATAACGCTCTCATTGTCTCCCAGACTGTGCATGTGACTTGCTTACCTCTGTCTCTGTGATGGCCACACAATTTCCATGTCTGGGATGTAGAGAATTGCTATCCACGTACCGTATCATTATAGCAAGGGTGGAGAATATCTAatctagaaaagaaaagggtTATATTTAGCAGTGTGTAAACATTGTTACCAAATCAGCTTTTAATGAAACCTGATGTGCAGGTGCAGAGATTTTTACAGTAGATTTCTTATTGTGTTATTTCTGTCAACACCAAAAGGTGACACCATCAAAGAGGAATAATGATAAGAAAAACATGACTCAGTAAGGCAAACATTTCACACCTGAACACACCTTTCAGTTCAGATGGACAAAACAAGGGGAGGTGGACCAGATATTCAACAGCACAAAAAAGGATGTGGAGACTAGGAACATGCATGTCTAATTCCTACTTTTGAACACAAACCTTTGGGGATTCAGCAGTGAACACTGTCTCGCTAATAACTGCTTGCTGCTGCCACATGTGTAGTGTCAGTGTCCACTTTCAGGCATGGAAAATGTCTTAGTCAGGAAGTCACATGCAACTACTAATGAGATCCATCCCATAGGTTAGTCATCTATGACAGAATTCCAAGCATCTTCATGCAGCTCTATCAGCTGCGTTAGTCAtttaaattttttcttctttctctctctgctgtgagcattGCACCAGGCACAGTAATCACAGATGGGAGCACATGGTGCTGGAAACCCCAGAGGAAGTGGCAGAAGAGACCTGTTGGTTTATGCTCATCATTCTTCCTGTGCCTGTGGGAAACCTGTTGCAAAAGCCTTGACACATGGCTCTCCTACGCACCTGTGGTTAGTTCTGTGCATTGTTGAGATTCCCCTGTGTATTTACAACAAATTAGTGACACTCGGCCCATGTCAATCTTGGGGTCATTAAGACCCCTGGTAAATCAGGTGTGAGCGAGGGATGTTAAGATATGGGATGATCTTGTTTACATTAACACCTTCTGCTCTCCTACACCCAGTGGAAGCCATGTCCGTCATCTCTCCAAGGTTCTCACATATGTAATAGAAACTGGGCTGTAATTCATTGGGTTGAATATGACCCTACAGGGCATAGTATTGATGAATAGTCAAGAGAGGCTTGAACTACTTTTTCCATTAGAACTATAGACAGCATTTCAGTTGAAAAATTCTCTCTGTTCCTTCCTTGGAAAAATTTCAAGGGGATCAACAGGTTTCTGAAACCCAGAGAAAAGAAATCCTGACACAACCTCAGCAAGCCACGGTGTTTATAAAAAAGAAGTTCTAGTTGCTTCAGTGAAAAGCTATGTGAATGCACAAGTAAAAAATAAGgggaaagctttttattttcttggcaaTATCAAGTATGTCACTCCccttttcaggaaggaaaatagaGAAGAATGGGAGCAAAACCCAGAAACCCAGACTGCCAAACACAGAATGTCTCTCAAATCTGTTTTCGTTTGTGGGATCTTTGCCCAGGGTTGAGAGAagattaattattaataaattagCCAGTTATTACCAGATTGGGTGTGCCttacattaaaaacaacaaatctCCCACACCTGAAAGAGGAAACATCTCTTACAGACCTTGACTGAAGTCCAGGTGTATGGAGGTGTCAGTGGAGCAAGTTTTGGTTGTGAAAGATTCTGGTCATCAAGTTAATCTGTTGTCATCAGCTACTGGGGCTGACTTTTGGAAGCATATAAAAGCCTCCTATTTGGTAGGCTTGCTAACTTGAGTGccttcttcttctcttcttctaaCAGCAGGAGATATCAGGTGAGTCCTATGCACATTTAGCTATAGAAGTGGGGGTTTATGATGCCCTGTTCTCAGGAGGCAGGgtgatttctctttattttgtttgtctAGTAACTGTTTCAGTTCCTCTCCCTAGCAATTTCAGCTCCATACAGGTGAAAGCTGTATTATGTTATTTTGAGACTTTCTGAGGCTGTAGACAACGGCTTGCTGACTGTTTAGACCAGGAAACCCTTGTCAACCctcataatttttttcccaactgACAAGAATGCTTGTGGATAACCACTGGGTATTGAGTATCAGTTACTAAAGGATGGCATCTGCCAGCAGCTTTTTTTGTATCCATCAAGCAGCCGTGGGCTGATCACTGCAGTCTCCTGGATCTCCTGGGCTCTGAGTTTCACTTCTTTGTATAAAACTGTATCACCACGGAGCAGGAGGACAGTTCCCTGGCATTGAATGGCCAGAGACGGGGCTTCTGCCCTGAGACGCTCAGTAGACTAAGCAGAGACAAGGCGTTGCTGGAAGGGATTGttatcaaattatttttctctttcaaaaccGTTTGCAATACTTAAATGTCACTAGCTTTCTGTTCCTCTTTGATTAGCTTTAAATATTGCTCTCAGGTTCTCCTTGAACTAAGCGTGCTTTCATCAGAGTTTGTATTGCTTTTTAGCTTGTCACATTtgaagtgttcagaaaacagtgagcagagggaaagaagggaaaccCCTGTCATTGTTTCTCTTCCATCCACCTCTGTAGCCTGTTTGGCTACACCTGTTTGGATCACAACTTTGTTAAGAGGGTGCTTGCCTCTTACCCATTTGTGCTTATGTACAGTTATGCCTCAGCAGAGTGGCTGATCTCCATAGAGACTAATTGTAATAGGAgcgcagaaaaaaaaatgtggggCAGCTACAGCAGACTGGAGTCACCAGCAGGAATTTGGTTTGAACAGCATCCTCCTCGAGGATTTCCAAGGCTGGGGTTGGGGGTCAGTTTTGTGGTTTTGCCTTTATTAACCTATATAGACTCTTCACTGTTGATTTGATCTCAAAGCTAAAGAACTGACTGAAATTAATATCCAGGAACAAGAAGTGTGTAGGGcttaaaataattgaaatggcatcttgtttttcttccaggtTTAGGAAAGATGTCTTCCTaccagcagaaacagcagcagcaaataccTTCAAAATGCCAGGAAAAGTGTCCTCCAAAGTGtgtggagcaatcccaggcccCCAAAGGGCAAGCCAAGTGTCCTGTGAAGAGCattccacagcagcagcagcagcagcagtgcccaaaGCAGAAGTAGCACTAACAACAGTGGCAACAAAGTGCCATGGAAGATACAAATACTTATTTCCAAGCTCTCCTTTCTGCTGGCTCTGCCAGAATAGCTAAAAATTTGCAGCACACCTCTTCTATTTGCAGGCAGAAATTACTTTTCAAAGTGATGCAGTTCATTAAATTGGATTTATTCATCCTTTAATATAAAGAACTAATATTATGGGGCTATTTTCTTCTGATCTTTATTTGGTTATGCTGCAATAAAATTATAAGTGACCTCATTATTTGCTTcctaatgttttttttttcactttactgGTgtcatccattttcttttgctttcttttattagCCAAAGAGTTACCTTTAAACATTAACATTCAACATGCCCATTTAAATGCAGGGcccttttctgcagagctgcttcctgaacttcctctgtttatgTTTGAACCTGTTGCCCCTTGTGCTACAGTCACTGATGCAgagctcctctccagcatcctagTGTAATAATTCTTGTACAATATTCTGAAGCATGCTCTTGTGGGTCTATCAAAACAATTAACTGTGGATTTAGAGTCTAAACTATACTGTAACTGCTGAGAGGAAAAGAGTCTTTGGAAGTTTTTGACACTGAAAGGAAGCTTTTGCCTGCTCAGAATGAATAgcttctattttaaaagaaagaggagTCAGAATGTTTCAGTTTCTCAGCGGGACATACTGGCTCAGCTAATTGATTTCCAGTCAGCTGTATGGCAG
This genomic window contains:
- the LOC136004031 gene encoding proline-rich protein 9-like, whose product is MSYYEQCKQPCLPPPICVQKCTKCVEPCKTVCVEPCDSICVKPCSTPCVEVCTTPCATQCTTSCTTQCVEPCPTQCTTTCSTQCVEPCATQCTTTCSTQCVEPCSTQCVEVCPPKCIDVCVKPCATQCTTQCVEPCAAQCCTKCVEPCPPPCVEVCTTKCVDSCETVCLEPCSTVCSRPC